A stretch of Aphelocoma coerulescens isolate FSJ_1873_10779 chromosome 1A, UR_Acoe_1.0, whole genome shotgun sequence DNA encodes these proteins:
- the SLC26A5 gene encoding prestin isoform X3 — MEHVQEQEACLEQTQRYCVQRPIYNQELLQGQLHRRQRTPQTLGQKIAHSWRCSSKKAKSHLYRFLPILKWLPRYPVKEYLLGDIISGISTGVMQLPQGLAYALLAAVPPVFGLYSSFYPVFLYTFFGTSKHISIGTFAVVSMMVGGVAVREVPDEIISVDYNSTNVTDVLEYYSARDTKRVQVAVVLAFLSGLIQLCLGFLRFGFVAIYLTEPLVRGFTTAAAVHVFTSQLKYFLGIKTSRYSGPLSVVYSIAAVLSKITTTNIAALIVGLTCIVLLLIGKEINLRFKKKLPVPIPMEIIVVIIGTGVSAGMNLSESYKVDVVGNIPQGLRAPAVPEIQLIPALFVDAVAIAIVGFSMAVSMAKIFALKHGYTIDGNQELIALGICNSVGSFFQTFSITCSMSRSLVQESTGGRTQIAGTLSAIMVLLVIVAIGYLFEPLPQTVLAAIVMVNLKGMFKQFGDIMHFWRTSKIELPSIQNSWSDS, encoded by the exons ATGGAACATGTTCAAGAACAAGAAGCGTGTCTTGAGCAAACCCAAAGGTATTGTGTGCAGAGACCAATATACAACCAGGAGCTCCTGCAAGGACAGCTGCACAGGCGACAGAGAACCCCTCAGACCTTAGGGCAGAAGATTGCGCATTCTTGGCG TTGTTCTTCTAAGAAAGCCAAGTCTCATCTTTACCGTTTCTTACCGATTTTAAAATGGCTTCCTCGTTACCCAGTGAAGGAATACTTATTAGGAGACATTATCTCAGGTATAAGCACTGGGGTCATGCAGCTTCCTCAAG GTTTAGCCTATGCTTTGCTGGCAGCTGTTCCCCCAGTATTTGGCCTATATTCTTCATTTTATCCTGTTTTTCTGTATACTTTTTTTGGAACCTCCAAGCACATATCAATAG GCACCTTTGCTGTGGTTAGTATGATGGTTGGTGGCGTTGCTGTGAGAGAAGTGCCtgatgaaattatttctgtggaCTATAATTCTACTAATGTTACAGATGTCCTTGAATATTACAGTGCTAGGGATACCAAGAGGGTGCAGGTAGCTGTGGTTCTCGCCTTTCTTTCGGGACTTATCCAG TTGTGTTTAGGTTTCCTTcgatttggatttgtggccatCTATCTAACAGAGCCTCTGGTGCGAGGGTTTaccactgcagctgcagttcatgTCTTTACTTCCCAATTAAAGTACTTCCTTGGCATCAAGACTAGCCGGTACAGTGGACCCCTCTCAGTCGTATAT AGCATAGCTGCCGTGCTTTCAAAAATAACAACCACCAATATTGCTGCATTGATTGTTGGATTAACATGCATTGTTCTATTGCTGATTGGCAAGGAAATCAATCTCCGCTTTAAGAAGAAGCTCCCAGTTCCTATTCCTATGGAGATCATTGTG GTCATTATTGGAACAGGAGTTTCAGCTGGAATGAATCTGAGTGAGTCATACAAAGTGGATGTTGTTGGGAATATTCCTCAAGG GTTACGTGCACCAGCAGTTCCTGAGATTCAGCTCATCCCAGCACTGTTTGTGGATGCAGTAGCAATAGCAATAGTTGGATTTTCAATGGCTGTATCAATGGCCAAGATCTTTGCCCTTAAACATGGTTACACCATCGATGGGAATCAG GAACTTATTGCCTTGGGAATATGCAACTCTGTGGGGTCATTTTTCCAAACGTTTTCAATCACTTGCTCAATGTCTCGGAGTCTTGTCCAGGAAAGCACCGGTGGAAGAACTCAG ATTGCAGGTACACTCTCTGCAATTATGGTTCTGTTGGTAATTGTGGCTATTGGATACCTTTTTGAACCACTTCCACAG ACAGTGCTAGCTGCAATTGTCATGGTGAACCTGAAGGGAATGTTTAAACAGTTTGGAGATATCATGCACTTCTGGAGAACCAGTAAGATCGAGCTG CCCTCAATACAGAATTCTTGGTCAGATTCCTAA
- the SLC26A5 gene encoding prestin isoform X2, with protein sequence MEHVQEQEACLEQTQRYCVQRPIYNQELLQGQLHRRQRTPQTLGQKIAHSWRCSSKKAKSHLYRFLPILKWLPRYPVKEYLLGDIISGISTGVMQLPQGLAYALLAAVPPVFGLYSSFYPVFLYTFFGTSKHISIGTFAVVSMMVGGVAVREVPDEIISVDYNSTNVTDVLEYYSARDTKRVQVAVVLAFLSGLIQLCLGFLRFGFVAIYLTEPLVRGFTTAAAVHVFTSQLKYFLGIKTSRYSGPLSVVYSIAAVLSKITTTNIAALIVGLTCIVLLLIGKEINLRFKKKLPVPIPMEIIVVIIGTGVSAGMNLSESYKVDVVGNIPQGLRAPAVPEIQLIPALFVDAVAIAIVGFSMAVSMAKIFALKHGYTIDGNQELIALGICNSVGSFFQTFSITCSMSRSLVQESTGGRTQIAGTLSAIMVLLVIVAIGYLFEPLPQTVLAAIVMVNLKGMFKQFGDIMHFWRTSKIELAIWVVAFVASLFLGLDYGLLTAVTFAMITVIYRTQSPQYRILGQIPNTDIYCDVEEYEEVKEYPGIKIFQANTSLYFANSESYTSALKKKLP encoded by the exons ATGGAACATGTTCAAGAACAAGAAGCGTGTCTTGAGCAAACCCAAAGGTATTGTGTGCAGAGACCAATATACAACCAGGAGCTCCTGCAAGGACAGCTGCACAGGCGACAGAGAACCCCTCAGACCTTAGGGCAGAAGATTGCGCATTCTTGGCG TTGTTCTTCTAAGAAAGCCAAGTCTCATCTTTACCGTTTCTTACCGATTTTAAAATGGCTTCCTCGTTACCCAGTGAAGGAATACTTATTAGGAGACATTATCTCAGGTATAAGCACTGGGGTCATGCAGCTTCCTCAAG GTTTAGCCTATGCTTTGCTGGCAGCTGTTCCCCCAGTATTTGGCCTATATTCTTCATTTTATCCTGTTTTTCTGTATACTTTTTTTGGAACCTCCAAGCACATATCAATAG GCACCTTTGCTGTGGTTAGTATGATGGTTGGTGGCGTTGCTGTGAGAGAAGTGCCtgatgaaattatttctgtggaCTATAATTCTACTAATGTTACAGATGTCCTTGAATATTACAGTGCTAGGGATACCAAGAGGGTGCAGGTAGCTGTGGTTCTCGCCTTTCTTTCGGGACTTATCCAG TTGTGTTTAGGTTTCCTTcgatttggatttgtggccatCTATCTAACAGAGCCTCTGGTGCGAGGGTTTaccactgcagctgcagttcatgTCTTTACTTCCCAATTAAAGTACTTCCTTGGCATCAAGACTAGCCGGTACAGTGGACCCCTCTCAGTCGTATAT AGCATAGCTGCCGTGCTTTCAAAAATAACAACCACCAATATTGCTGCATTGATTGTTGGATTAACATGCATTGTTCTATTGCTGATTGGCAAGGAAATCAATCTCCGCTTTAAGAAGAAGCTCCCAGTTCCTATTCCTATGGAGATCATTGTG GTCATTATTGGAACAGGAGTTTCAGCTGGAATGAATCTGAGTGAGTCATACAAAGTGGATGTTGTTGGGAATATTCCTCAAGG GTTACGTGCACCAGCAGTTCCTGAGATTCAGCTCATCCCAGCACTGTTTGTGGATGCAGTAGCAATAGCAATAGTTGGATTTTCAATGGCTGTATCAATGGCCAAGATCTTTGCCCTTAAACATGGTTACACCATCGATGGGAATCAG GAACTTATTGCCTTGGGAATATGCAACTCTGTGGGGTCATTTTTCCAAACGTTTTCAATCACTTGCTCAATGTCTCGGAGTCTTGTCCAGGAAAGCACCGGTGGAAGAACTCAG ATTGCAGGTACACTCTCTGCAATTATGGTTCTGTTGGTAATTGTGGCTATTGGATACCTTTTTGAACCACTTCCACAG ACAGTGCTAGCTGCAATTGTCATGGTGAACCTGAAGGGAATGTTTAAACAGTTTGGAGATATCATGCACTTCTGGAGAACCAGTAAGATCGAGCTG gcCATCTGGGTGGTAGCTTTTGTGGCTTCTCTTTTCCTGGGACTAGACTATGGTTTGCTTACTGCAGTAACATTTGCAATGATAACCGTTATTTACAGAACACAAAG CCCTCAATACAGAATTCTTGGTCAGATTCCTAACACTGACATCTACTGTGATGTGGAAGAGTACGAAGAG GTTAAAGAATATCCTGgaatcaaaatatttcaagcTAATACATCACTTTATTTTGCTAATAGTGAGTCGTACACAAGTGCACTGAAGAAAAAG CTCCCATGA
- the SLC26A5 gene encoding prestin isoform X1 — protein MEHVQEQEACLEQTQRYCVQRPIYNQELLQGQLHRRQRTPQTLGQKIAHSWRCSSKKAKSHLYRFLPILKWLPRYPVKEYLLGDIISGISTGVMQLPQGLAYALLAAVPPVFGLYSSFYPVFLYTFFGTSKHISIGTFAVVSMMVGGVAVREVPDEIISVDYNSTNVTDVLEYYSARDTKRVQVAVVLAFLSGLIQLCLGFLRFGFVAIYLTEPLVRGFTTAAAVHVFTSQLKYFLGIKTSRYSGPLSVVYSIAAVLSKITTTNIAALIVGLTCIVLLLIGKEINLRFKKKLPVPIPMEIIVVIIGTGVSAGMNLSESYKVDVVGNIPQGLRAPAVPEIQLIPALFVDAVAIAIVGFSMAVSMAKIFALKHGYTIDGNQELIALGICNSVGSFFQTFSITCSMSRSLVQESTGGRTQIAGTLSAIMVLLVIVAIGYLFEPLPQTVLAAIVMVNLKGMFKQFGDIMHFWRTSKIELAIWVVAFVASLFLGLDYGLLTAVTFAMITVIYRTQSPQYRILGQIPNTDIYCDVEEYEEVKEYPGIKIFQANTSLYFANSESYTSALKKKTGVDPGALLAARRKAQKRHAREIKAANEHRKKAVLKLVNSSTNDVEASVKHEIASDDLPVNGKFADSSVQDIPPDEHEYFVEPKPNIHSLILDFTPVNFVDSVGAKTLKSIIKEHKEVGVCVCIASCSGPVMNELTRLNFFDKSVTRELLFHSIHDAVLACQVKDGCAAQADSNL, from the exons ATGGAACATGTTCAAGAACAAGAAGCGTGTCTTGAGCAAACCCAAAGGTATTGTGTGCAGAGACCAATATACAACCAGGAGCTCCTGCAAGGACAGCTGCACAGGCGACAGAGAACCCCTCAGACCTTAGGGCAGAAGATTGCGCATTCTTGGCG TTGTTCTTCTAAGAAAGCCAAGTCTCATCTTTACCGTTTCTTACCGATTTTAAAATGGCTTCCTCGTTACCCAGTGAAGGAATACTTATTAGGAGACATTATCTCAGGTATAAGCACTGGGGTCATGCAGCTTCCTCAAG GTTTAGCCTATGCTTTGCTGGCAGCTGTTCCCCCAGTATTTGGCCTATATTCTTCATTTTATCCTGTTTTTCTGTATACTTTTTTTGGAACCTCCAAGCACATATCAATAG GCACCTTTGCTGTGGTTAGTATGATGGTTGGTGGCGTTGCTGTGAGAGAAGTGCCtgatgaaattatttctgtggaCTATAATTCTACTAATGTTACAGATGTCCTTGAATATTACAGTGCTAGGGATACCAAGAGGGTGCAGGTAGCTGTGGTTCTCGCCTTTCTTTCGGGACTTATCCAG TTGTGTTTAGGTTTCCTTcgatttggatttgtggccatCTATCTAACAGAGCCTCTGGTGCGAGGGTTTaccactgcagctgcagttcatgTCTTTACTTCCCAATTAAAGTACTTCCTTGGCATCAAGACTAGCCGGTACAGTGGACCCCTCTCAGTCGTATAT AGCATAGCTGCCGTGCTTTCAAAAATAACAACCACCAATATTGCTGCATTGATTGTTGGATTAACATGCATTGTTCTATTGCTGATTGGCAAGGAAATCAATCTCCGCTTTAAGAAGAAGCTCCCAGTTCCTATTCCTATGGAGATCATTGTG GTCATTATTGGAACAGGAGTTTCAGCTGGAATGAATCTGAGTGAGTCATACAAAGTGGATGTTGTTGGGAATATTCCTCAAGG GTTACGTGCACCAGCAGTTCCTGAGATTCAGCTCATCCCAGCACTGTTTGTGGATGCAGTAGCAATAGCAATAGTTGGATTTTCAATGGCTGTATCAATGGCCAAGATCTTTGCCCTTAAACATGGTTACACCATCGATGGGAATCAG GAACTTATTGCCTTGGGAATATGCAACTCTGTGGGGTCATTTTTCCAAACGTTTTCAATCACTTGCTCAATGTCTCGGAGTCTTGTCCAGGAAAGCACCGGTGGAAGAACTCAG ATTGCAGGTACACTCTCTGCAATTATGGTTCTGTTGGTAATTGTGGCTATTGGATACCTTTTTGAACCACTTCCACAG ACAGTGCTAGCTGCAATTGTCATGGTGAACCTGAAGGGAATGTTTAAACAGTTTGGAGATATCATGCACTTCTGGAGAACCAGTAAGATCGAGCTG gcCATCTGGGTGGTAGCTTTTGTGGCTTCTCTTTTCCTGGGACTAGACTATGGTTTGCTTACTGCAGTAACATTTGCAATGATAACCGTTATTTACAGAACACAAAG CCCTCAATACAGAATTCTTGGTCAGATTCCTAACACTGACATCTACTGTGATGTGGAAGAGTACGAAGAG GTTAAAGAATATCCTGgaatcaaaatatttcaagcTAATACATCACTTTATTTTGCTAATAGTGAGTCGTACACAAGTGCACTGAAGAAAAAG ACTGGAGTGGACCCTGGTGCCTTATTAGCAGCAAGGAGAAAAGCCCAGAAGCGCCATGCCAGGGAGATAAAGGCAGCAAATGAACACAGAAAGAAAGCTGTGCTGAAACTCGTGAACTCTTCG ACTAACGACGTAGAAGCAAGTGTAAAACATGAGATAGCAAGTGATGACTTACCTGTGAATGGAAAATTTGCAGATTCTAGTGTACAAGACATACCTCCTGATGAGCATGAATATTTTGTGGAGCCCAAACCAAATATTCACTCTTTAATTCTGGATTTCACCCCCGTGAACTTTGTGGATTCAGTTGGAGCAAAAACACTAAAATCA ATTATAAAAGAACACAAAGAAGTCGGTGTCTGTGTCTGCATTGCCAGCTGTAGTG GCCCTGTTATGAATGAGCTGACAAGACTGAATTTTTTTGATAAAAGTGTAACAAGAGAGTTGCTGTTTCATAGTATTCATGATGCTGTCCTTGCTTGCCAAGTGAAAGATGGGTGTGCTGCACAGGCTGACTCCAACCTTTGA